The Oxyura jamaicensis isolate SHBP4307 breed ruddy duck unplaced genomic scaffold, BPBGC_Ojam_1.0 oxyUn_random_OJ106561, whole genome shotgun sequence region ctcctctcctctcctctcctctcctctcctctcctctcctctcctctttctcttttatcaAAACTCAGTGATCTAACAAGAACATCTATGCCAAGACGAGTCACAATGCAGGTGCAATTACACCAAGAAAGTTTTTTCTGTTGGGAATGTGTGAAAGAACTCTCGTGTCTATCAACTGCAAACCTTTGCCAAAGCAGATGGGCTCCAATTCAAGCATATTTTTgctaaaacaaaaggaaaggctAAAGCACGATTTCCCCCAGTGTCAAAAGTCATCTTCCTGTTAACATATAATACATACAAAGTGTAACAGACCAAGATTGCTTATTTTAGCATCttcaaaacaatgttttctctttccattctgTGACAGGTTGAAGAAGCTCTTTAACGCTATCGATTTTTTAGTTCATGTCCAATTTCATCCACTAATGGCAGAACACTTGACAGACTGTTTCACGGTCAGTTTAAGATGTTCTAAAACCAAGCTGCACTGAAATGAGCAACcccagccttctcctctccctgcctgctgttTCACAGCCCTTGTCCCTTCCCTTGGTCAGCTAGAGCAACTGTGTGGCTACAGAGTTCACAGATTCAAGAGTAAAGACTTGCCACTCAGTAAAAACTATGTGGCTTTCAGATTATCCATGCTTGGGGAACCCTGAGGCAGAATGAGAGGCAAGCAGTCCCGAAGAAACCACCAAGCAAGAAAGTAGATTTGCAGTCTTCTAGCACAGCTGCTCAAAACAGATGTCCCTGGCACTGCAGGCCCTGTGTCAACAGGGACACGCACCACTCTGGTCTGAGGTGAACCACACCACTTAGTGCCACCAGAAagtcatttccttttcctgtctttaatTCAAGCTGGCCCTGGCTCGGTGTGAAAGGCAGCACTGGGAGTGTCACTCAGACTGTTCCTCCCCAACACCCTGACAACCTCCTCCTTCTGGCCACATCAGTAGGTGGGCATGGCTGCCAGGCAATAGCAGGCAGCAATGGAGAGGATCCCAGTGACCCTTTCTTTCTCGTCATCAACGGTCAGGCATGCAGCTTAGGAAAATAACAGTGCCCATGGTtgagaaacagagcaaaaacaCAGGGATGCTACCCCTTTTGCAAGTTGCTGCTTGGTTTTGTCTACTGAGAAGGGGCAGGGATGGGAATCCAGAGCCTTCACCTTGCCATTTGCTGCTTCCCTTACATGGGCAGAGCACCGCTCCAGCTCTCACGCAGCACTGCATTCCAGCCACTCACAAGCACGATCGTCCCAAAGAGATGGGATTTTAAAAGTACACTGGCCTTGAATGAAGTAGCTGGCTGGCTGATGCTCTAGATGTGGAGTGGGGGGAAACTTCAGTCATCAAGTAATTGGCGGCTCCAACGTAGAGTAAAGTCAGTTGCTATTTCAGGGAAAGGAAACGCAACTGCTCCCTGGGGGGAATGACTGCACTAGCTCAGAGCCGGGAATaggctgagatttttttcattattatttccctCCCCCCGCCACACACTTCAGGAAAAGCGAACACACAATGTTCATTCGCAGGGATCGTTTCCTGAACATGATGTGTGCTCGCTGTCCCTCAGGTCACTTTCCAGTGTGTCACATCCTTCTGCACAAGGGAGAGCAGGAAATGGCAAACTCCCAGTATGAGGCAAAGCATTCCCATCGCAGCAATTGGTCCACGGGAGCTATAAATTGGTCTCCTCCAGAAACAGACCAAAATTTGTCTGTTGGGAGGTCAGCTGGAAACTAAAGGTAAGTCTGAACCAGAATTTCATTGTAATCTGTTTGAGACCTGCCTTAGGAAAGCATGTGCATTTTAGAAACCAATTTGGGATATTGTACACagtatttaattataatttttaaagctaatatttattaattatttattaataaacggtataatttcttaataatagtaaatcaattttaaaaatgattgttAGGGAGATTTTTCCCTAAAAACAGGAGATGGCTTGGTTTTCTTGTATGCTGGCATAAATCAGtgtaatcaaaataaatgtttcactgTACGGCTGACGCTATATATTGAATGACTGTTCAACTAACTGTGGAGTTAGATGGCTGCTGATATTACTAGAGTCTGTTCTCAGAGAGAAAATCTGCAGAACAAACTGTTAAAATGCTAAAGGAATTGATATAGTTAATGATCATCATATTGATCTGTTGCTAAGTCATTGATGATGTGCTCATTGCTCATTTCGACACCGATGTTTATTTAGCTTAGTGTTAGTCCTTGTCCCTGCAGCTTCATCTCTGACtatattcatattaaaaaatatgaatatgcaTCCAGCTAAGAAAAGTGCAAGTGGCTCAAATAGCCTGATGATACCAAGGGCCTCAGAAAGAATGAGATGTTGTTCTGACAGTCACAGGAGACAGGGGAGGCCCTAAAGGATTCTGTGTGAGATGGATTAggacaagcagaaagaaaaaaaatgcaacaaggATAATTTATTTACACACTTCAGGATGGAAAGACTCTTTGGTAGGTGATTTGTTCCTTCTGTAAGACAGGGAGTCTGCAGAATGAAAGTCCCAGAGGACTTAGTCATAGTGTGCCAGTGTGAGGGACCAGGACCCTCCAGTTCACAGTACAGAACACTTAGAAGAGAAAAGATGGCTGTGGTAATGAACAGTTTTGCTTAGCTGGCCCTGAGAGGAGGTTTTTTGACTACTGAGATCTCCTCAGAGTCTGTCCTTTCTTGTGAAAAATGCCCTTGAATATTGCTAATCCTCTGAATCACATTGTGGGGACAATACCTATTAGTTCTGGCAGCATCAGACACCAAGTCACTTAATCTTAAGGAAATTTTTGTTCCCAGGGTAGGAGGAGATATTTTGTATCCTCAAAGAAATAAGAACAGTACCTCAGATGCCAGCCCTTAAGATATGTTAGTCTTCTCAAGGatcaagaaaaacattaaaaaattccCCTATGTGTGTacgtgtgtgcatgtgtgtgtgtacgtgaGCATGTGCGTGCATGCGGACAGCCAACCTTTCAAGTAGCCGGGAGAAACTAGAAAATTGGCTGTGTGCCATCCCTGAAATGGAAGTCTGGGCTGAGCatgtcttgtgttttttctgtAAATCCCAAcccagtgttttctgtttctggacaGAGGCCATGGAGAGGAACGGTGCTGCCCTTCCCCAGACAGTGGACCCCACACACCACTTCCACATAGCGCTGCTGGATCAGAGACGGAGGCTGCGTGGTCAAATTGCTCACCTTCACAAGGCAGCTCGTAAAATAAACAAGCTCCGCAAAAGGTCCCTGATTGCCAACATCAGCGGGAGCTCACTGACCGCTGCGGGAGCAGTCACGGCCATCGTGGGGCTGTCCCTGAGCCCAGCTACACTGGGAGCCTCCCTGCTGGCATCAGCTGTGGGTTTGGGCCTAGCCACTGCTGGGGGGGCTGTCAATATCACCTCCGATCTCTCCTTGGTGTTCTGCAATTCCCGGGAGGTGAGAAAGGTGCAGGAAATTGCAACGACTTGTCGGAAACAGATGAGGGAAATCCTCGGCTGCCTGGAATTCCTCCGCCGGGGGCAGGGCCCAGGGGACCCCACACTGCTCCAGTCAGAGAAGAGGGCCTCCATCTCGCTGTACAACTCCGTCTGCTTCTTGGTCTTCTGTGGCTCCCACAGCTTCCTTGTGCCAGAATACACAAAGGAGGTCACAAAAGTGAGCCAGGCCATGCTGAAAGCCAAAATTCAGAAGTTGGCTGCCAACCTTGAGACCTGTACCAGGGCAATGGATGAAGTCTGTGAACTCCTTGAGTCCAGGACACAGCTTTCCCCACGGATGAGGAAACAGCCTGGGTGCTAAAACCACTACCGAGACCCCAAGACCATCCAGCTGAAACAGTGTTTGCCCCATAATTAAACCAGGTTATGATGGACACTTGGACTATCAGGTACACGGCAGGAGATCCCAGAGCCTGATCACAGGGGAAGGTGGCCATTCCTCAATCTCACTTCACCAGTCACCTAACTCTGTCTCCCCATGGCAGCAGAAAGGTCAGTAGACCCATGAAATCCCTGCAGCTTTGGTGCTGACTGACCCTGGATTGTAAATAACTCACGAATCTATGAAGAGTGAGAGGGCT contains the following coding sequences:
- the LOC118160183 gene encoding apolipoprotein L domain-containing protein 1-like, with amino-acid sequence MERNGAALPQTVDPTHHFHIALLDQRRRLRGQIAHLHKAARKINKLRKRSLIANISGSSLTAAGAVTAIVGLSLSPATLGASLLASAVGLGLATAGGAVNITSDLSLVFCNSREVRKVQEIATTCRKQMREILGCLEFLRRGQGPGDPTLLQSEKRASISLYNSVCFLVFCGSHSFLVPEYTKEVTKVSQAMLKAKIQKLAANLETCTRAMDEVCELLESRTQLSPRMRKQPGC